A single genomic interval of Nitrosomonadales bacterium harbors:
- a CDS encoding helix-turn-helix domain-containing protein, producing MATNSSDGSILTIKEVADYLKVNERTVYRLAGAKKIPAFKVGGTWRFLRSDIDQWIKNQTTAG from the coding sequence ATGGCTACAAATTCCAGCGATGGCTCAATCCTGACGATTAAGGAGGTTGCGGACTATCTGAAGGTCAACGAGCGGACGGTGTACCGCCTCGCTGGCGCGAAAAAGATACCGGCCTTCAAGGTGGGGGGAACCTGGCGCTTCTTGCGATCGGACATCGACCAATGGATTAAGAACCAGACTACTGCTGGGTAA